Genomic window (Vigna radiata var. radiata cultivar VC1973A chromosome 1, Vradiata_ver6, whole genome shotgun sequence):
TTCTTCATTCCCNTTGTCAAAACCACTAATGTAAGGACACCTAGATTTTTTGGAGTATTTGTAAAAATTGTACAAACAAGAGCCATGGAACTTACCCGGGTAGCTTTCCATATTCTGTTGTCAACTCCCCAAACCGATAATAAGATAGCTTGTACCTAAGAATCatagataagaaaaatataattaaattcaacaaGTATTAATTCATCAAGTGCCTTTACATACGATGCAAATACCAGCAAATATTATCCTGAAGTCCTGAACAATATCCTTTCTCCACTCTTTTTAATGCTCTTAGAAAAACCTGATTCGCACTGGGAAACACTAGGGTAGCATAGCATTCACCCTTacttttactttaaatattacTAATTGAAAACTGTTCGACAGTGTACTTGGGGTCTTGGGattctaaacaaaaaaaaacactccTTTTATGGTAAGAGCCTCTACAAAACATTGTTTTGCACTTCTCTTTTTAAGGAAAAGAGAACCCAAAATAAggtaaatcaaataatatctagACAAACCCAAATTCCCTGGTCATAGACTGTTTACAAATTCCAACCTATAAACTTCAGTGCCCCTAGAGGACACGTGTCAACACTTAACTTTTACTCCATCATTTCATCTCGTCAATTTTAGTCCATAATTCTCTATTTTACACCAGAACCCAAACACAGACTAGTAGTGCTAAACTAGTAATGCTACAAAACTTACATGAGACAGTTCAACATCTTTGGAGCAGCTCCTTTATCTACTCGATATTCTCCATTCACAAGGTAATCAGGTTCCTTTATCACAGGAAAAACTCCGCCACCAATTCTCACCATCCAAAGAAATCTACACAAAATTTAGgaatatgttttaaaagtatTGAAAGTGTTATTGCAGAGAAGATAGAGAAATACTAGCActgtacaaattaaaataagaaacatgaaaatCAGAAGAAAAACTGCAATGTTAATATTTGGGACATACTCAATAAGTGTATATACTTACATCTTCAGACAGGAAAAAAACTTTACACCAGAAAAATCTAACAACATACTATCTAAGCTTACTTCAACCAGTGAAACCATTACAAAGCTAGAAATATTTTTGCAtgccaaaacaaataaaacaataattggaaatatatatgaattaagtTTTCCTAGTTCATGTTTCGATCAAAATCGGCAGCCAATCTGCACAAACTTCATggtgtatataaattttttattttctaaaacatatgaAGGCTAGTACGCTCTACTGCTATGAAAGGGGAAGATAAGACACACCATAAAGAATAAGGACAGCCTAAAGGCACCAACTATTGAGATGAGATTCTGAAAAATAGAGTACAGGTGGCTTGAGCTAGAGTGACAACACTTAAAACATCTACATGGTTTATTAGCTTTATCCCAAAAAAGAGGTGAATGCACACTCTATAAAAACACTCCAAGTAACTTATGCTTAAAACAACTCTAATGAAGCCACCTGTATGTGAAACCTCTGAATGCAAGAATTGTCTATTTAGtgtttttcatgaaaaaaatggaCACGCACATTATGTAAACATGGATgcaaaagcaaaacaaaatacTTCATATGGTCTTACTTATTAATGTCATCTGAAGAATAACCAGTAACACCACCAAACACGACTAATACATAGTCCACATCAAGCGATCTCATTATctcataagcctcatcctcaTAGGATGACATTGCTCGCCCGACAGTAGCTATGTGAGTGTTGTTCCAGGTGTTATTGTCAACAATTACAGTTCTGTTCCCCATGGCAGTGATTTGATAACCATAATCCCACCACGACATCACCTTAGCATCTGGTGGAGTGTTCTGTCGAAGCCAAAAGTATGCTTCACGATAATCATCAAAGATGACCCTTTGGCCATGAGCACCCCTCGCAGCCAAGACAATTGAGGGAGATGAGTAAGCCTCTGATGTAACCCAAGTGCAGTGAATAGCATATCTACTCAGCAAATAGAAAGCACCAAGGAGTAACACAATTGCACCATTCCTTTGGAAAGGCTGGGAGTTGTCAACTACACCCTAAACAACAGCAATTATACACCTATTATTAAGTAGTCACATCAACAGTCACTGTAAAATTAAGGGACAAAAATACCATCTCATACAGTATTTAATATCAATCTAACATGGCAATTACCATACCAGCTGTTTGGTGCCCATTGccattttagtaattattttggTTGAAATATACCAAACTACAACagattcttctttcttgttattaaagaaatgaaagcaAGTGGATAAATTAGAAGGACAGGTACACTCTGTACTGGATTAGCATGTGAAAATAAAGGAGAGAGACTTTCAACACAATAGAATGCAACTCATCTGAAGAAGCCTTTCACTAAATGAGCTACTAAAAGCATCTCACCTTAGAAGAACTTTTTGCAGTGCTAGTTCCTTTAGTAGATCCACTTTGAACAGCTGGGCTCTTGGCCCTCACCACCCGTGTCAAATTTTTTATGGTGGCAGAAACCGCAATAGCACTAATGAGGCACACAGCAGGGGTAGCAACAAGAATCAACCGAACCATAACCCCAGCAAAGTACATGCTTGTAAGACCATACATAACTAAAAAGATTGTGGCATCAGACAAGCgcttgaaacaaaaatagagaccaGCAGGGAAAAGGAACAGCAAGATATGGAAATCAAACATGAAGGATGACCATGCAGTTGGTTGATGCTCAGAGACAGATGCTATAATCGGAATGTGATCCTTGGCATAAGTTGGATCAAGCAAGGAGTAAAACCTCCCAGTCCATGGAGAAATATAACCAGACGCCATGCCCACTCCCAAAGCCACAGCACCAACAGCAACCGCACTGGTCACAGTGATCTTCAAAAAGGACTGAAAGAGCTTGGTGTCACTAAGCAAATGCCTCACCCAATCCAGGAAGAAAAACACCTGCAAAAACAGCCCAAGTTAGACACTAAGAGAAAAACAACTCCCATGAAAGCACAAAACTTAAGCGCAGTTCCTGATGTGCTTTCACCCTTGTTCTTTAATCAAGAACTAAAGTATCAATTTAGTCATCTACATCGGacattaatacaaatatttattatgttaccaaaattgaaattctaattttgacggaagaaaaagtttttaaattttggtcaCAACTCCATCATAAACCTTGATATTGCAGGAAAATGAAGCCATAATTGAGGGGACAATTCCACTGTAATCCTTAATATTGAAGGAAATTGCAGACAAATGCAGCATCATTCCCAAAAACTTTGATATCGTGGTTGAAATTGCAGTCACAAACTCCAAAAAACCTAGGCATTGTAGCTGAAATCGCAATTGCGGACCATCAATTGTAGCACTCTATCCTAAAATCCTTGACATTGCAAATGAAATCGTGGTTACAAACATTCTTCTAAACCTCATCAAAACTAACTAAAGAGCTGCATCTAAATTTTGTCCCGGATAAAATCCTATACACATTTGTCCGCAATTTCCTGTAACATGAAGTATCCCATCAAAACTGTCACCACAATTTAAAACCTTGGTGGCGTTTACACTCAGAAACCTAGACATTGCAGCCGAAACCACAGCTACACATCGCCAATTATGGTGCAGTattccaaatataaaaatataacctTGACATTGTGGCCAATTCGCGAACCCGGACCCGGACCCTTTTTTCAAAACTACCCAAACAACTGTCTCTATTTTTTGTCCCAGATAAAATCCTAAACACACATACAcggaaagagaaaagaaaccAACCTGCAGCAAGAAAAACACACCCATTGACGCCATGTGCTCCCCGGACTGCACATGCTGGAACCCCACAAATCTAATCTGCATTGCCAGCAGCATCCCCAAGACATACATGCAGTTATACGCCACATACAACCTCAACGAGTACCTCCCAGTCACAAGCAGCACCAGCACATAAAGCGGCACCAAATTGATTATAAAAACATAACCTCCCCACGCGGACACCATGTAGAAGTACCCAAACGCCGAACCCAAAGCCCACGCCAGCGACCCAGTGTTCACGGCCTTCACAAAGAGGTAAAAGGTCAGCAGCAGCGCGAAGATCGCCACGCCCTCGTTATCGTAAGAGCCAGCGACGGAGCGCGAGATGTACCCAGGACAGATCGCGATGAGCGCCGCGGCAACAATGCCGGCGCCGGAGTCCCAGACCTCCTTGGCAAAGAAATACGCGACGAGAGTGGTATTGGAGGCGAAGAAAGGGGCCGTGAGGACGCAGACCTCCCGGATGTGAACGAAGAGGCGGAGGAAGCGGAGTAGGGAGTGAATGGCAGCGGCGGTGAGCATGAGGCCAGGGTAAAGCGTGCCGCCGATGATGCGGCCGAGCGGGTACCAGGACTCGTAGTCGAACCAGTTCCAGAACTCGGCGAAGCCATTGCGAGTGAGGAAGAGCGTGGTGCGGTAGTTGAAGTAGGGGTCGAACTCGTGGATCATGGACTCATAGCGGAGGACGCTGAAGAGGCGCGTGATGAAGGCGAGGACGTAGATGAGGGCGAGTGTGGCGACGCGGATGAGGAGCTCCTGCTGCTTGGTCTTGAGCTTTAGGGTTTTGGGGAGCGAGAAGGAGTTGATGGAGGGTTTGAGATCTTGAGCCAttgttgaagatttgaagatgaAGAACAATGGTGGAATTAGGGTTTCATGGAGAAATCGGAAATGGAATGACAGTGGATCTGAATCTTGTGACGATGGAATGAAGAAGAGTCAGAGTCAACGGTTTGTTGGAATGAAATCCAGAGTAGGGATTGGCATACAACAGATTCCAAACACTACCTTTGGGTTTGGATCCAAACTACactacacacacacacactctctttCTCTCCGGTGTCACTGTCCACCACACTCAAACATATAACacgtgtttt
Coding sequences:
- the LOC106772365 gene encoding dolichyl-diphosphooligosaccharide--protein glycosyltransferase subunit STT3B — protein: MAQDLKPSINSFSLPKTLKLKTKQQELLIRVATLALIYVLAFITRLFSVLRYESMIHEFDPYFNYRTTLFLTRNGFAEFWNWFDYESWYPLGRIIGGTLYPGLMLTAAAIHSLLRFLRLFVHIREVCVLTAPFFASNTTLVAYFFAKEVWDSGAGIVAAALIAICPGYISRSVAGSYDNEGVAIFALLLTFYLFVKAVNTGSLAWALGSAFGYFYMVSAWGGYVFIINLVPLYVLVLLVTGRYSLRLYVAYNCMYVLGMLLAMQIRFVGFQHVQSGEHMASMGVFFLLQVFFFLDWVRHLLSDTKLFQSFLKITVTSAVAVGAVALGVGMASGYISPWTGRFYSLLDPTYAKDHIPIIASVSEHQPTAWSSFMFDFHILLFLFPAGLYFCFKRLSDATIFLVMYGLTSMYFAGVMVRLILVATPAVCLISAIAVSATIKNLTRVVRAKSPAVQSGSTKGTSTAKSSSKGVVDNSQPFQRNGAIVLLLGAFYLLSRYAIHCTWVTSEAYSSPSIVLAARGAHGQRVIFDDYREAYFWLRQNTPPDAKVMSWWDYGYQITAMGNRTVIVDNNTWNNTHIATVGRAMSSYEDEAYEIMRSLDVDYVLVVFGGVTGYSSDDINKFLWMVRIGGGVFPVIKEPDYLVNGEYRVDKGAAPKMLNCLMYKLSYYRFGELTTEYGKLPGYDRARGVEIGNKDIKLEYLEEAFTTQNWIVRIYKVKPPKNRW